The following coding sequences are from one Treponema parvum window:
- a CDS encoding redox-sensing transcriptional repressor Rex: MRQIPKAAKRRLVRLAALLSVQKSEKITSKTIQSLTGWSDSLIRRDILTLGYKGGVSNGYTVKDLYDAICTGLKISEAADGKKNCCIVGLGRLGTALLEVRLFEGSLFTLIAGFDSNVNRTEILRSTFPLYPASKLETVIAQQNIKFALLAVPESDAQKMAERLVNAGIKGIVNYTAVMLSLPVNIAVENASPVTALTNLAAESATDADGSCRRQRRTKYTRREVK, encoded by the coding sequence ATGAGGCAGATACCCAAAGCGGCAAAACGGCGTTTGGTCCGGTTGGCGGCGCTTTTGTCCGTACAAAAGTCCGAAAAGATAACTTCCAAAACCATACAATCTTTGACGGGATGGTCGGATTCTCTTATTCGAAGAGATATCTTAACGCTAGGATACAAGGGCGGAGTTTCAAACGGATATACCGTAAAAGATTTGTACGACGCGATATGTACGGGACTAAAAATAAGCGAAGCTGCCGACGGTAAAAAAAACTGCTGCATAGTCGGCTTGGGACGTCTCGGAACGGCGCTGCTTGAAGTCCGGCTCTTTGAAGGCTCGCTGTTTACGCTCATTGCAGGTTTTGATTCGAACGTAAACAGGACTGAAATTCTGCGTTCAACGTTTCCTCTTTATCCCGCGTCAAAGCTGGAAACCGTAATTGCGCAGCAGAACATAAAATTTGCGCTGCTCGCCGTGCCTGAAAGCGACGCGCAAAAAATGGCGGAACGGCTGGTAAACGCCGGAATAAAGGGAATCGTCAATTATACGGCGGTGATGCTTTCGTTGCCCGTAAATATCGCAGTTGAAAACGCTTCGCCCGTAACGGCGCTTACAAACCTTGCTGCGGAAAGCGCGACGGATGCCGACGGCAGTTGTCGCCGGCAGCGGCGAACAAAATATACAAGGAGAGAGGTAAAATGA
- a CDS encoding PilZ domain-containing protein, which yields MAKIQRRFERFNTFARVEAPDICQIHGALADISKSGCKVRFPLSLTIDMDLDYTLKIKFTQMDKSLLFVLICHPQWLKEDDGSTLIGFEFLRSPDTARFNDYIQKLADDEMDLKNDFIN from the coding sequence ATGGCAAAGATCCAGAGGAGATTTGAACGCTTTAATACTTTTGCACGCGTCGAAGCTCCCGATATATGTCAAATTCACGGCGCTCTTGCGGACATAAGCAAGTCCGGCTGCAAAGTGCGTTTCCCACTTTCTTTAACGATAGATATGGATCTTGACTATACGCTTAAAATAAAATTTACGCAAATGGATAAATCGCTTTTGTTCGTACTTATATGCCATCCCCAATGGCTTAAAGAAGACGACGGTTCCACTTTGATAGGTTTTGAATTCCTTCGATCACCCGACACCGCCCGTTTTAACGATTATATTCAAAAGCTTGCGGATGACGAAATGGATTTAAAAAACGATTTTATAAACTGA
- a CDS encoding 3-phosphoglycerate dehydrogenase family protein: MFKIQTLNKISARGLDKFPRDDYEIASSIQDPDAILVRSQDMHNMEIKETVKAVARAGAGTNNIPIKELTSKGIVVFNTPGANANAVKELVILSLLLSSRPVFQATKWINGLAGKGDEIEELTEKGKSQFIGNEIMGKKLGVIGLGVIGAMVANSAVELGMEVIGFDPFMSVDSAWRLNQNVKHAETLDTLLSKADYITIHVPQTDDTKGLICANTLKAMKDGVKIINIARGGLVNNADMLDAIKNGKVSCFVTDFASEDILNNEKIICMPHLGASTPEAEENCALMAVKELRDFLENGNITNSVNFPKCVSENPIPGGGTRLCISHINAPAMVAKFTTILGDANLNIAGLINQNKGELAYNIIDVDGTVPEETLRALATIENVTKVRPIFAKK, from the coding sequence ATGTTTAAAATACAAACCTTAAATAAAATTTCGGCAAGGGGGCTGGATAAATTCCCGCGGGACGACTATGAAATAGCCTCGTCCATTCAGGATCCGGACGCAATCCTGGTGCGTTCGCAGGATATGCACAATATGGAAATAAAAGAAACCGTAAAAGCGGTAGCCCGCGCCGGAGCCGGTACGAATAATATTCCCATAAAAGAGCTTACGAGCAAAGGAATAGTAGTGTTTAATACGCCCGGAGCGAACGCAAACGCCGTAAAAGAACTTGTCATTCTGTCGCTGCTGCTTTCAAGCCGGCCCGTCTTTCAGGCGACAAAATGGATAAACGGCCTTGCCGGTAAGGGCGATGAAATTGAAGAACTGACGGAAAAAGGAAAGTCTCAATTCATAGGCAATGAGATCATGGGTAAAAAGCTCGGCGTCATAGGACTCGGCGTCATAGGAGCGATGGTTGCAAATTCCGCCGTAGAGCTCGGCATGGAAGTAATAGGTTTCGATCCGTTTATGTCGGTTGATTCGGCATGGCGACTGAATCAAAACGTAAAACACGCAGAAACATTGGACACTCTTCTTTCAAAGGCGGATTATATCACGATTCATGTTCCGCAGACGGACGATACGAAAGGTCTCATATGCGCGAACACGCTGAAGGCTATGAAAGACGGCGTAAAGATAATCAACATAGCGCGCGGCGGGTTGGTAAATAATGCGGATATGCTTGACGCTATCAAAAACGGAAAAGTTTCGTGCTTTGTCACCGATTTTGCGTCTGAAGACATACTTAATAACGAGAAGATAATATGCATGCCGCACCTTGGGGCGTCAACTCCCGAAGCGGAAGAAAACTGCGCTCTGATGGCTGTAAAAGAGCTCCGCGATTTTTTGGAAAACGGCAACATTACCAATTCGGTTAATTTTCCGAAATGCGTAAGTGAAAATCCGATTCCAGGCGGGGGAACAAGGCTCTGCATCTCTCACATAAACGCGCCTGCGATGGTGGCAAAATTCACGACAATTCTGGGCGATGCAAATCTTAATATCGCGGGACTTATAAATCAAAACAAGGGAGAATTGGCTTACAATATCATCGATGTGGACGGAACTGTTCCGGAAGAAACGCTGAGAGCCCTTGCGACAATTGAAAACGTAACAAAAGTTCGCCCGATTTTTGCAAAAAAATAA
- a CDS encoding PTS sugar transporter subunit IIA has product MDLRTVLTTDMVNLHLKGSTKEEIIDEMLDILVKAGKVTDKKAALECVLDRERKMSTGMKHGIAIPHGKTDTVSDLVACIGISDKPVDFDSLDQEPCRIFIMTLSPVNKTGPHLQFLAEVSLLFKSADKRQQILNTQDKADVIKILTE; this is encoded by the coding sequence ATGGATCTTAGAACTGTTTTAACAACCGATATGGTAAATCTCCACCTCAAGGGGAGCACAAAAGAAGAAATTATTGATGAAATGTTGGATATTCTCGTAAAGGCCGGGAAAGTTACAGATAAAAAGGCTGCGCTTGAATGTGTGTTGGATCGTGAACGCAAAATGTCGACAGGAATGAAGCACGGTATCGCTATTCCTCACGGAAAAACCGATACCGTATCCGATTTGGTAGCCTGCATAGGCATATCCGACAAACCCGTTGATTTCGATTCGCTCGATCAAGAGCCTTGCCGCATCTTTATTATGACGCTTTCTCCCGTAAATAAAACGGGGCCGCATCTTCAATTTTTGGCGGAAGTAAGCCTTCTGTTCAAAAGCGCGGATAAACGCCAGCAGATCCTGAATACGCAGGACAAGGCCGACGTCATAAAGATTTTAACGGAATAG
- the serC gene encoding 3-phosphoserine/phosphohydroxythreonine transaminase yields MKRVYNFSAGPSCLPEEVLKECADEMLDYNGTGQSVMEMSHRSKDYKPIIEGCEKKVRKLMNVPDNYTILFLQGGASTQFAMVPMNLGVKKGKAAYVNTGIWASKAIKEAQKFVDVDVIASSEDRNFSYIPKLEKISGDYDYVYVCFNNTIKGTHFEYIPDTGDIPLVADISSCILSEPLDVTKFGILFAGAQKNLAPAGVTLVIIRNDLITGAPLKGTPTMLNYKTHADEMSMYNTPPCYAVYVMGKVLDWIEKNGGAEGMKKRNYAKAQLFYDYLDNSKFYRSTVEKGSRSIMNIPFLTKETDAEKAEAINKKFVSEAAAQGMVNLAGHRTVGGMRASIYNAMPIEGVQKLIAFMEKFAKENF; encoded by the coding sequence ATGAAAAGAGTCTACAATTTTTCGGCGGGACCGTCCTGCCTTCCGGAAGAAGTGCTCAAGGAATGTGCGGATGAAATGCTCGACTATAACGGCACCGGTCAGTCCGTCATGGAAATGAGCCACAGGTCAAAAGATTATAAGCCCATAATCGAAGGCTGTGAAAAAAAGGTCCGCAAGCTAATGAACGTTCCTGACAACTACACAATCCTGTTTTTGCAGGGAGGAGCTTCGACACAGTTCGCCATGGTTCCGATGAATCTGGGTGTAAAAAAAGGCAAGGCCGCTTATGTAAACACCGGCATCTGGGCAAGCAAGGCGATCAAAGAAGCACAAAAATTTGTGGACGTGGACGTAATCGCAAGCTCGGAAGACAGGAATTTTTCCTATATTCCCAAACTTGAAAAAATAAGCGGCGATTACGATTATGTTTATGTGTGCTTTAATAACACCATAAAAGGAACTCACTTTGAATACATTCCGGACACCGGCGATATTCCGCTCGTAGCCGATATTTCGTCCTGTATACTTTCGGAACCGCTTGACGTGACGAAATTCGGGATTTTGTTTGCAGGTGCGCAAAAAAATCTTGCGCCGGCAGGAGTTACCCTCGTCATAATCAGAAACGATCTCATAACAGGAGCTCCGCTCAAAGGAACTCCCACGATGCTCAATTACAAAACGCACGCCGACGAAATGTCCATGTATAATACGCCTCCGTGCTACGCGGTATACGTTATGGGGAAAGTTCTTGACTGGATTGAAAAAAACGGCGGCGCCGAAGGCATGAAAAAGCGGAATTATGCAAAAGCCCAACTTTTTTATGATTATCTGGATAACAGCAAATTTTACCGTTCAACCGTAGAAAAGGGCAGCCGATCGATAATGAACATTCCTTTCCTTACAAAAGAAACGGACGCTGAAAAAGCCGAAGCTATAAACAAAAAATTCGTGTCCGAAGCGGCGGCTCAAGGTATGGTAAACCTTGCCGGACACAGGACCGTCGGAGGAATGAGGGCTTCGATATACAATGCTATGCCGATCGAAGGCGTTCAAAAACTTATTGCCTTTATGGAAAAATTTGCAAAAGAAAATTTTTAA
- a CDS encoding transglycosylase SLT domain-containing protein — translation MEKNQTSNNYRHSNMQLLLLKTIGFCVFFAAAALAVAFFLPAKMPSPQETLGKLITGDNFFAEAAADLSENIFSPSNAVLQHSQRADKGLELYRQARSKTAVEWFYINITGNKEIAYAILQEANKNDIPLSLAFALAYVESRFNPKAANKNTNSSVDRGLFQLNSYSFPHLNETDFFDPAVSAKYGMKHLRFCLDLGEEEVTALAMYNAGANRVRRNNTPRSTLNYVDAIMRYRSGLESTFSNEIARLYQPETSKSIKLAMIK, via the coding sequence ATGGAAAAGAATCAAACGTCGAATAATTACAGACACTCAAATATGCAATTATTGCTCCTGAAAACGATCGGGTTTTGCGTTTTCTTTGCGGCAGCCGCTCTTGCAGTTGCGTTTTTTTTGCCGGCGAAGATGCCGTCGCCTCAGGAAACGTTGGGTAAGCTGATCACCGGCGATAATTTTTTTGCCGAAGCCGCAGCAGATCTTTCGGAAAATATCTTTTCTCCTTCCAACGCTGTGCTGCAGCATTCACAGCGTGCGGACAAAGGATTGGAGCTGTACAGACAGGCGCGTTCAAAAACTGCCGTAGAGTGGTTTTACATAAACATCACCGGAAATAAAGAGATAGCTTATGCAATCTTGCAGGAAGCGAATAAAAACGACATTCCTCTCTCTCTCGCATTTGCCTTGGCTTACGTCGAAAGCCGCTTCAATCCTAAAGCCGCAAATAAAAACACGAATTCTTCGGTCGACAGGGGTTTGTTTCAGCTTAACAGTTATTCTTTTCCGCACCTAAATGAAACGGATTTTTTTGATCCGGCCGTAAGTGCAAAATACGGAATGAAACACCTTCGCTTCTGCCTTGATCTCGGCGAAGAGGAAGTTACGGCTCTTGCAATGTATAACGCCGGAGCAAATAGAGTCCGAAGAAACAATACGCCCCGATCCACTCTGAACTATGTGGATGCTATAATGCGCTACCGTTCCGGGCTGGAGTCAACCTTTTCAAACGAAATAGCGAGGCTATATCAACCTGAAACATCCAAGAGCATAAAACTTGCGATGATAAAATAA
- a CDS encoding deoxyguanosinetriphosphate triphosphohydrolase family protein encodes MQGLFNKVRCGPENKNWEQCILRESRLYSRGNDIRSDFERDYTRILHCQAYRRLKHKTQVFFSPHNDHVCTRMEHVQHVASVACTIAKYLGLNTELVEAIALAHDMGHAPFGHHGENCLNGLLKTRAGAGGLKKFWHERNSLFFADYIETLPDPDGVERRLDLTYAVRDGIICHCGEIDQQGIKPRTSAIDLYSMKRPGLIQPYTWEGCIVKVADKIAYLGRDLEDARTYHILDMGAYRRLREIVLVTLGLNDKGKKALRSGKAVNTTVLINDLIVDLCEQSSPEKGLCFSPEYFSFLLELKKFNIAHIYKHWRLVEFGKYATNIIETLYRTLLRTQPYAQNGRIASALRNYPNLCKTFEEWLLKYSDYKKQGHDGIFGTLKYDTKVVFFVNDNESFKKCIIEYISGMTDQYATTVYQEIISF; translated from the coding sequence ATGCAAGGTTTATTCAACAAAGTCCGCTGCGGCCCCGAAAACAAAAATTGGGAGCAATGCATTTTACGCGAAAGCCGGCTTTATTCGCGCGGAAATGATATCCGAAGCGATTTTGAACGCGATTATACGCGTATTCTGCATTGTCAGGCTTACAGACGCTTAAAGCATAAGACTCAGGTGTTTTTTTCGCCTCATAACGATCACGTGTGCACCCGCATGGAACACGTGCAGCACGTGGCGTCGGTAGCTTGCACCATTGCAAAATATTTGGGACTCAACACGGAACTTGTCGAAGCCATAGCGCTTGCTCACGACATGGGGCATGCGCCTTTCGGTCACCACGGAGAAAATTGTCTTAACGGCCTCTTGAAAACCCGCGCCGGAGCCGGCGGTCTTAAAAAATTCTGGCACGAACGGAACAGCCTTTTTTTTGCAGATTATATTGAAACATTGCCCGACCCCGACGGGGTTGAAAGGCGTCTTGATCTCACGTATGCCGTCAGGGACGGAATTATCTGTCATTGCGGTGAAATCGACCAGCAGGGAATAAAACCGCGGACTTCCGCTATAGATCTGTACTCTATGAAACGTCCGGGGCTTATACAGCCTTATACGTGGGAAGGCTGTATTGTAAAAGTGGCGGACAAGATCGCCTACCTTGGGCGCGACCTTGAAGACGCAAGAACTTACCATATCCTTGACATGGGGGCTTACAGGCGCCTGCGGGAGATAGTTCTTGTTACGCTCGGTCTTAACGATAAGGGAAAAAAGGCTTTGCGGAGCGGGAAGGCGGTAAATACTACCGTTTTGATCAATGATTTGATCGTCGATCTGTGCGAACAAAGCTCGCCTGAAAAGGGACTGTGTTTTTCGCCGGAATATTTTTCGTTTCTTCTTGAGCTGAAAAAATTCAATATTGCGCACATATATAAACATTGGCGCCTGGTAGAATTCGGAAAGTACGCCACGAACATTATCGAAACTCTTTACAGAACTCTTTTAAGAACGCAGCCTTACGCACAAAACGGAAGAATCGCCTCTGCGCTGCGAAATTATCCCAATCTGTGCAAAACCTTTGAAGAATGGCTTTTAAAATATTCGGATTATAAAAAACAGGGACATGACGGCATTTTCGGGACTCTGAAATACGATACGAAGGTTGTTTTTTTTGTAAACGACAACGAATCTTTTAAAAAGTGCATCATCGAATACATTTCGGGAATGACCGACCAGTATGCGACAACCGTGTATCAGGAAATAATTTCTTTTTAA
- a CDS encoding SAM-dependent methyltransferase, which translates to MSCRTKKLPGAALLAFHGTEDLLLDEIKDRLGIKRPPDAVYGDLLYFADWPADSLPYWCKTAMTEPFLLYFDSCKEAANSLKEIQRNWAPYTYRLFRRSNFIHESLPYINLKPKKFPFCIPKSPIGLYTLIDEHTIIASAKTTSFLPAGTINFEENHKDPPSRAYLKLQEALCAADCLLDTGLPKTGERCLDAGASPGGWTWVLSELGCSVLAVDRAELASGLMKDPLVKFIKHDAFTLKPEELGSFDWIFSDVICYPERLYKWVQVWIESGLAKNMICTIKMKIKTETQDKIDWNLIKEFENLPESRIVHLNYNKHELTWLHRACKT; encoded by the coding sequence ATGTCCTGCCGCACAAAAAAACTACCCGGAGCAGCCTTGTTAGCGTTCCACGGAACGGAAGATCTCCTTTTAGACGAAATAAAAGACCGGCTGGGAATAAAGCGGCCGCCCGACGCCGTCTACGGCGATCTGCTTTATTTTGCCGATTGGCCCGCTGACAGTTTGCCTTACTGGTGTAAAACCGCAATGACGGAACCGTTTTTGCTGTATTTCGATTCCTGCAAAGAAGCGGCGAATTCTTTAAAAGAAATTCAAAGAAACTGGGCGCCGTACACGTACAGGCTGTTCAGACGCTCGAATTTCATTCACGAAAGCCTTCCCTATATAAATTTAAAGCCTAAAAAGTTTCCTTTTTGCATACCAAAAAGTCCCATAGGCTTATACACGCTCATAGACGAACATACTATCATTGCTTCCGCAAAAACGACGAGCTTTTTGCCGGCAGGAACGATAAACTTTGAAGAAAATCACAAAGATCCGCCGAGCCGCGCTTATTTAAAACTTCAGGAAGCCCTGTGCGCGGCCGATTGTCTTTTAGACACGGGACTGCCTAAGACGGGAGAGCGCTGCCTCGACGCGGGCGCCAGCCCCGGAGGCTGGACGTGGGTGCTTTCAGAGCTCGGCTGCTCCGTCCTTGCGGTAGACCGGGCGGAGCTTGCCTCCGGATTGATGAAAGATCCGCTTGTAAAATTTATAAAACACGACGCATTTACCCTAAAACCCGAAGAATTGGGATCCTTCGATTGGATATTCAGCGACGTCATATGCTATCCGGAGCGTTTGTATAAATGGGTTCAAGTTTGGATCGAAAGCGGGCTTGCAAAAAACATGATCTGCACTATAAAGATGAAAATAAAAACGGAAACGCAGGATAAGATCGATTGGAATCTAATAAAAGAATTTGAAAATCTGCCTGAAAGCCGCATAGTGCATCTCAATTACAACAAACACGAACTTACGTGGCTGCACCGCGCCTGTAAAACGTAA
- a CDS encoding rhomboid family intramembrane serine protease: MSFFKESLTERFMGGRASQKKTKIKFKITYNAPVTLTFALLSSIVLISDSVIFNHRLITALFVSPGCQGSVYAFDWHNGLDYFKLFSHILGHSDWNHLLSNFGFILLLGPILEVRYGSVVLFIMILVTAFVTGIINACLIPSPLMGSSGIAFMMILLASFATMSRHEIPLSFLLILGLYIGRELFNRSRDSDIATFAHIAGGICGSMFGFLASPTRQSSAGKRRAKKDKKEQPEEIFPADDDIPQ; encoded by the coding sequence ATGTCATTTTTTAAGGAGAGTTTAACGGAGCGTTTTATGGGCGGCAGAGCCTCGCAAAAAAAGACTAAAATAAAATTCAAAATCACATATAATGCACCCGTTACGCTTACGTTTGCGCTGTTGTCATCAATAGTCTTGATTTCGGATTCAGTGATTTTTAACCACAGGCTCATAACCGCGCTTTTCGTTTCGCCCGGATGTCAGGGATCGGTCTACGCCTTCGATTGGCATAACGGACTTGATTATTTTAAGCTTTTTTCACACATCCTCGGACACAGCGACTGGAATCATCTCCTATCGAATTTCGGATTTATCCTGCTGCTGGGGCCGATCCTTGAAGTGCGGTACGGCTCGGTCGTCCTTTTTATCATGATACTCGTTACAGCCTTCGTTACCGGTATCATAAACGCTTGTCTCATCCCTTCTCCTTTGATGGGTTCAAGCGGCATAGCGTTTATGATGATATTGCTTGCTTCTTTTGCGACTATGTCGCGGCACGAGATACCTCTTTCGTTTTTGTTGATCTTGGGACTGTACATAGGACGAGAGCTGTTTAACAGGAGCCGCGATTCGGATATCGCAACCTTTGCCCACATAGCCGGCGGTATATGCGGAAGCATGTTCGGATTTCTTGCGTCGCCGACAAGACAATCGTCCGCCGGCAAAAGAAGAGCAAAAAAAGACAAAAAAGAACAGCCGGAAGAAATTTTTCCGGCCGACGACGATATACCTCAATAA
- a CDS encoding ATP-binding protein, with protein MIKRTAADTLLRLASQFPVVGITGPRQSGKSTLAKAVFPDKSYVTFDDRTMRNLAASNPHDFIMAFPEGAVIDEAQKVPEIFDAIKLHVDREHSAPGKFILTGSSQFRLKENMTDSLAGRAAFLKLLPFSIHELKSAGMLPDNPYELIFSGQYPPLYDKDKHFIPEDWYESYIDTYLDLDIQDRINPGNLSLFKKFVQICAVHSGRLLSMDSIARDVGISAPTVKSWLSVLEASFIIHFLEPNTNNLGRSIVKTPKLYFVDSGLMCHLLRLETKEDLLLSRYKGAAVETFAVAELLKARMNRGKKTNLTFFRDSKGLEVDTIADWKRTFAIEIKSANAPDAKLSSSSKKYLQLLNDETAKSAVFYLSDISMDINGTSYVSWRDWEDFVK; from the coding sequence ATGATTAAAAGAACAGCGGCAGATACGTTGTTGCGTCTGGCTTCACAGTTTCCTGTTGTCGGCATAACAGGGCCGCGGCAAAGCGGAAAGTCGACGCTGGCAAAAGCCGTTTTTCCTGATAAAAGCTATGTCACTTTTGATGACCGGACGATGCGTAACCTTGCGGCGTCAAATCCGCATGACTTTATCATGGCGTTCCCTGAGGGTGCGGTGATCGATGAAGCGCAGAAAGTACCGGAAATTTTTGACGCGATAAAACTGCATGTGGATCGGGAACACAGCGCTCCCGGAAAATTTATATTGACGGGTTCCAGTCAATTCCGCTTAAAAGAAAATATGACGGACAGCCTGGCGGGGCGGGCCGCGTTTTTGAAGCTGCTGCCGTTTTCCATTCACGAGTTAAAGAGTGCCGGCATGCTGCCGGATAATCCGTACGAACTGATTTTTTCGGGACAATATCCTCCTCTCTATGATAAAGACAAACATTTTATTCCGGAAGATTGGTATGAAAGCTATATCGATACTTATTTGGATTTGGATATACAAGATCGGATTAACCCCGGCAATCTTTCTCTTTTTAAAAAGTTCGTTCAGATATGCGCGGTGCATAGCGGGCGGCTGCTTTCTATGGACAGCATTGCGCGGGATGTCGGAATTTCTGCGCCGACGGTAAAGAGTTGGCTTTCCGTCTTGGAGGCTTCTTTTATTATTCACTTTCTTGAACCCAACACCAATAATCTTGGGAGAAGCATTGTAAAAACACCGAAGTTATACTTTGTCGATTCCGGGCTTATGTGCCATCTGTTGCGATTGGAAACAAAAGAGGATTTACTTCTGAGCAGGTACAAGGGTGCGGCTGTTGAGACCTTTGCCGTTGCAGAATTGCTAAAAGCTAGAATGAATCGGGGTAAAAAAACGAACCTGACATTTTTTAGAGACAGCAAGGGCTTGGAAGTGGATACGATTGCGGATTGGAAGAGGACTTTTGCGATTGAGATAAAAAGCGCCAATGCCCCGGACGCAAAATTGTCGAGCAGCTCAAAAAAATATTTGCAGCTGCTTAATGATGAAACGGCGAAAAGCGCGGTATTTTATTTGTCCGATATCAGCATGGACATTAACGGGACTTCCTACGTGAGCTGGCGCGATTGGGAAGATTTCGTGAAATGA
- a CDS encoding nitroreductase, which produces MENKVMDALLSRRSCRSYTGEMPTSEELKAILNAGLYAPSGKNNQTSVTVCVTDKAVRDKLSCLNAEVLGRDGDPFYGAPAVIAVLGDSTCPLYVQDGSLVMQNLMLASYSLGLATCWINRAYEVFRSLEGKKIKQGWKIPEQYEGIAFCIVGHPSGAMDEAKPRRSGRIIFV; this is translated from the coding sequence ATGGAAAACAAGGTTATGGACGCCCTGCTGTCACGGCGCAGCTGCCGCTCTTATACAGGCGAAATGCCCACATCGGAAGAGTTAAAGGCCATTCTAAACGCGGGACTTTACGCTCCCAGCGGAAAAAACAACCAGACATCCGTAACGGTTTGCGTTACCGATAAAGCCGTCCGCGACAAATTGTCCTGCCTTAATGCGGAAGTTCTCGGGCGCGACGGCGATCCGTTTTACGGAGCTCCCGCCGTAATAGCCGTTTTAGGCGACAGCACCTGTCCTCTTTACGTTCAGGACGGCTCTCTTGTAATGCAAAATCTGATGCTGGCCTCTTATTCTTTAGGCCTTGCTACGTGCTGGATAAACAGGGCGTATGAGGTTTTCCGTTCCCTTGAAGGCAAAAAGATCAAACAGGGATGGAAAATTCCGGAACAATATGAAGGTATAGCGTTCTGCATAGTGGGACATCCTTCGGGCGCTATGGACGAAGCAAAACCGCGCCGCAGCGGCCGCATTATATTTGTGTAA
- a CDS encoding ACT domain-containing protein — protein sequence MNAIITVVGSDKVGIIAKTSAFLAKHSINIADITQTVLSGNFVMMMMVNLDTADISIDDLRKEMDKISKEMQVEINVMNEKVFSAMHRV from the coding sequence ATGAATGCAATTATTACAGTTGTGGGTTCCGACAAGGTAGGAATCATAGCAAAAACAAGCGCTTTTTTGGCAAAACATTCAATAAATATTGCCGATATCACACAGACCGTTTTGTCGGGAAATTTCGTTATGATGATGATGGTAAACCTTGATACCGCCGACATTTCCATCGACGATCTACGCAAGGAAATGGATAAGATCAGTAAAGAAATGCAGGTTGAAATCAACGTCATGAACGAAAAAGTATTTTCCGCAATGCACAGAGTTTGA
- a CDS encoding radical SAM protein — translation MHNRLSLYKKCFQCPRKCGADRTGKKTGVCGESENIRIASACLHFGEEPPVTVYGGSGTVFFTGCTLKCAFCQNYQIAQQGMGRDVSSDEFISICLKLQDAGAENINLVTASHCIPKLAEYLRDARRAGLTIPFCWNSSAYENVEMLELLRGTVTVWLPDLKTLSAALAGRLFAAADYPQVAVKAILWMMEASPLKLVEKNSDGKTKEKIQSGVIIRHLFLPGRFEETADTLDWLKHNADKKAVISLMSQYTPVPFAGAEDELLKRKASLSAIENRLVTAEEDQDLKDLIEAYDFEYLFYQELSNDTSWLPDFKCAQPFSNELARPFWHWKTGFCV, via the coding sequence ATGCACAACCGTTTGTCTTTATATAAAAAATGTTTTCAGTGCCCGCGCAAATGCGGAGCCGACAGGACGGGCAAAAAAACAGGGGTATGCGGCGAAAGTGAAAACATAAGAATAGCCTCCGCTTGCCTGCACTTCGGCGAAGAGCCGCCCGTCACCGTTTACGGCGGAAGCGGAACCGTTTTTTTTACGGGCTGCACGCTTAAATGCGCCTTTTGCCAAAACTATCAGATTGCGCAGCAGGGAATGGGAAGAGACGTTTCTTCAGACGAATTTATAAGTATATGCTTGAAGCTTCAGGACGCCGGAGCGGAAAACATAAATCTTGTTACGGCAAGTCATTGCATTCCCAAACTGGCCGAATACTTACGCGACGCAAGGCGTGCGGGTCTTACAATCCCGTTTTGCTGGAATTCTTCCGCATATGAAAATGTCGAAATGCTTGAGCTTTTACGGGGGACAGTTACGGTATGGCTTCCAGATCTTAAGACTTTGAGCGCTGCGCTTGCAGGCCGGCTGTTTGCAGCGGCAGATTACCCTCAAGTGGCCGTAAAGGCGATTTTATGGATGATGGAAGCGTCTCCTTTAAAGCTTGTTGAAAAGAATTCGGACGGGAAAACAAAAGAAAAAATACAAAGCGGGGTCATAATACGGCATTTGTTCCTTCCGGGGCGCTTTGAAGAAACGGCGGATACCTTGGACTGGCTTAAGCACAATGCGGATAAAAAAGCCGTGATTTCCCTTATGTCGCAATACACTCCCGTTCCCTTTGCAGGCGCTGAAGACGAGCTTTTAAAGCGTAAGGCTTCTCTTTCCGCCATAGAAAACAGACTTGTTACGGCCGAAGAGGATCAAGACCTGAAGGATCTCATAGAAGCCTACGATTTTGAATATCTTTTTTATCAAGAGCTTTCAAACGATACGTCTTGGCTTCCGGACTTTAAGTGCGCGCAGCCTTTTTCAAACGAGCTTGCAAGGCCGTTCTGGCACTGGAAGACAGGTTTTTGCGTTTAA